A window of Armatimonadota bacterium contains these coding sequences:
- a CDS encoding ABC transporter permease, which produces MSTRATSLTAAVVSERPQTYAAIVRAQLLRNRGAVGGLVLLVFAIGVAVGAPWLAPYDPTYQDLLAPLEPPSRKHPFGTDEVGRDILSRVIYGSRISLSVGLISVSIGGTAGVTLGLVSGFYGGRLDDVILRVMDLMLAFPGILLALAIVAVLGPGLFNVMIAVGIAATPSFTRVTRGQTLSVREMDYVVGARAIGCTNARVIWRYVLPNVLPSIIVLATLGLASAILAASGLSFLGLGAQPPTPEWGAMLSSGRAYLRQAWWITTFPGLAIMLTVLGMNMLGDGLRDALDPKLRRA; this is translated from the coding sequence ATGAGCACCCGGGCGACGTCGCTGACCGCAGCGGTCGTGTCCGAACGCCCGCAGACGTACGCCGCGATCGTGCGGGCGCAGTTGCTGCGCAATCGCGGCGCGGTGGGTGGTTTGGTGCTGCTGGTCTTTGCCATCGGCGTAGCCGTGGGCGCGCCCTGGCTGGCGCCGTACGATCCGACCTACCAGGATCTGTTGGCACCGTTGGAGCCTCCGTCTCGCAAGCACCCGTTCGGCACCGACGAGGTCGGGAGGGACATCCTCAGCCGGGTCATCTACGGCTCCCGCATCTCGCTGAGCGTGGGCCTCATCTCCGTCAGCATCGGCGGCACCGCCGGCGTCACGCTGGGGCTGGTCAGCGGGTTCTACGGCGGCCGACTGGACGACGTCATCCTGCGCGTGATGGACCTCATGCTGGCGTTTCCGGGCATCCTGCTGGCCCTGGCCATCGTCGCGGTCCTGGGCCCAGGCCTGTTCAACGTGATGATCGCGGTCGGCATCGCGGCGACGCCCTCCTTCACACGGGTGACGCGCGGACAGACCCTCAGCGTGCGCGAGATGGACTACGTCGTCGGCGCGCGCGCCATCGGCTGCACGAACGCGCGGGTGATCTGGCGTTACGTGCTCCCCAACGTGCTGCCCTCCATCATCGTGTTGGCGACGTTGGGGCTGGCGTCCGCCATCCTGGCGGCGTCGGGCCTGTCGTTCCTGGGTCTGGGCGCACAGCCGCCGACACCGGAGTGGGGCGCGATGCTGTCGTCAGGCCGTGCCTATCTGCGCCAGGCATGGTGGATCACGACATTCCCCGGACTCGCGATCATGCTGACTGTGCTCGGCATGAACATGCTCGGAGACGGTTTGCGCGACGCGCTCGACCCGAAGCTGCGGCGGGCCTAG
- a CDS encoding ABC transporter substrate-binding protein encodes MLRDLRTGRRGQIAGLAAGLLAVVLSLPAPAQEARGTLIHAQGTVCADTLNQHLSNNTPCRMVARHVLDNLVAVNPADGTVHPWLAESWEITAGGRIYTFRLRRGVRFHDGTPFNAEAVRFNFEWTMSPDRPRRGFRYLAMGGPRYIRTEVVDEFTVRVVFREPHGGFLTYLSDGGLGIDSPAALRRLGDDYGSRELVGTGPFRLVSWTRGAEAVLERNPDYRWGARVFGHTGPAFVERLVYRQVPEAATRAAVVETGQATSSQITPPDIAVLRGKPGVRIVLVPKAGTARMMLLNTKESPTNDIRVRRAINHAINKPLLMRLPAWSGTGRPGLGPLPTNMVPRAFQGLYRSQLQPVDLEYNPDRARQLLEEAGWRVGPDGIRVRGSERLVLDHVIPEGTAVRESEPLQAMLRQVGIELRFRIGDFNFWIGTVSKGEYRSTIMSDSGYESAGILSSFFRTGSVYNWYGFSSPELDRMLDTAVASADPETRWRNLIGAMRIILANAVGVMGWEEDYVFAARANVENLQFNEVAFPYFYATRLR; translated from the coding sequence ATGCTTCGCGACCTACGGACCGGGCGCCGCGGGCAGATCGCCGGGCTCGCGGCGGGACTTCTGGCGGTAGTGCTGAGCCTACCCGCGCCGGCGCAGGAAGCCCGCGGGACGCTCATCCACGCCCAGGGCACCGTGTGCGCCGACACGCTGAACCAGCACCTGTCGAACAACACACCCTGCCGGATGGTGGCACGGCACGTGCTGGACAACCTGGTGGCCGTCAACCCCGCCGACGGCACGGTGCACCCGTGGCTGGCGGAATCGTGGGAGATCACGGCCGGGGGCCGCATCTACACGTTCCGGCTGCGCCGCGGCGTGCGTTTCCACGACGGCACCCCGTTTAACGCCGAAGCGGTCCGGTTCAACTTCGAGTGGACGATGTCCCCCGACCGGCCGCGGCGGGGGTTCCGCTACCTCGCGATGGGCGGCCCTCGATACATCCGCACCGAGGTCGTCGACGAGTTCACGGTGCGCGTGGTCTTCCGCGAACCGCACGGGGGATTCCTCACCTACCTCAGCGACGGCGGACTGGGCATCGACTCGCCCGCCGCGCTGCGCCGGCTCGGGGACGACTACGGTTCCCGAGAGCTGGTGGGCACCGGGCCGTTCCGGCTCGTGAGCTGGACGCGCGGCGCCGAAGCCGTGCTCGAACGGAATCCGGACTACCGGTGGGGCGCCAGGGTGTTCGGCCACACCGGCCCCGCCTTCGTCGAACGGCTCGTCTACCGGCAGGTGCCGGAGGCCGCCACGCGCGCGGCGGTCGTGGAGACCGGACAGGCCACCAGCAGCCAAATCACGCCGCCGGACATCGCCGTGCTGCGCGGCAAGCCGGGGGTACGCATCGTCCTCGTCCCGAAGGCCGGGACCGCACGGATGATGCTGCTGAACACCAAAGAGAGCCCGACCAACGACATCCGCGTCCGGAGGGCCATCAACCACGCGATCAACAAGCCGCTGCTAATGCGGCTGCCCGCGTGGAGCGGTACGGGACGACCGGGATTGGGTCCGCTGCCCACGAACATGGTGCCCCGGGCCTTCCAGGGGCTGTACCGGAGCCAGCTCCAGCCGGTGGACCTCGAGTACAACCCGGACCGTGCGCGGCAGCTGCTGGAGGAAGCGGGCTGGCGGGTCGGCCCCGATGGCATCCGGGTGCGGGGATCCGAACGGCTGGTCCTCGACCACGTCATCCCCGAGGGGACAGCCGTGCGCGAGTCCGAGCCGCTGCAGGCGATGCTGCGGCAGGTCGGCATCGAACTGCGCTTCCGGATCGGAGACTTCAACTTCTGGATCGGGACCGTGAGCAAGGGCGAATACCGGTCCACGATCATGAGCGACTCCGGGTACGAGAGCGCGGGCATCCTGTCCTCGTTCTTCCGAACCGGGTCGGTCTACAACTGGTACGGGTTCAGCTCACCTGAACTTGACCGGATGCTGGACACCGCGGTGGCTTCCGCCGACCCGGAGACGCGGTGGCGCAACCTGATCGGTGCCATGCGGATCATCCTCGCGAATGCCGTCGGGGTGATGGGCTGGGAGGAGGACTACGTCTTCGCGGCCCGCGCCAACGTCGAAAACCTGCAGTTCAACGAGGTGGCGTTCCCTTACTTCTACGCGACGCGGTTGCGGTAG